The segment GATTATTATACACATAAACCCTCCTTTTACATTACTCAATATATGTAAAAGGGCACTTAACCATTGAGCCATTGCCTAAACACATATTCGGGATGTTTTACATTGAATATCCAACCTTACCTCATGGGTAGACTAGAGGAAATTTTATTTGAGGTGATTAGCTTGACCATATCAAAAATAGATGAAGAAAAAAATCATCATCATGAAAACCGCACTCACTATAAGCAACGCAATATGTGGACGGGTATATTATTTGGACTTGGAGCAGTGGCTTTTATCGATGAAGCTCTTTTCCATCAATTATTGCATTGGCATCATTTCTATGATAAATCTACAACAAATATTGGCTTAGTATCAGATGGCTTATTTCATGTATTTAGCTTTTTTGCTACGATTGGCTCAGCTTTTTTACTCGCTGATCTTCATCGAAAGCATGCATTTTGGTTGAAAAGATGGCTTGGGGGTATTTTTCTTGGGGCTGGTATATTCCAGCTATATGATGGAATTATTCAGCATAAGCTGATGAGGCTTCATCAAATTCGCTACAATGTCAATATTCTTCCCTATGATGTTGTTTGGAATGTA is part of the Lysinibacillus sp. FSL K6-0232 genome and harbors:
- a CDS encoding DUF2243 domain-containing protein, producing the protein MWTGILFGLGAVAFIDEALFHQLLHWHHFYDKSTTNIGLVSDGLFHVFSFFATIGSAFLLADLHRKHAFWLKRWLGGIFLGAGIFQLYDGIIQHKLMRLHQIRYNVNILPYDVVWNVVAAILIVIGIILLVQTNQKGH